Proteins from one Bacteroides mediterraneensis genomic window:
- a CDS encoding Panacea domain-containing protein: protein MSFGYTVNKEKNGVLLAYLAERIPNITLRKLLKLVYLTDEKFTIERGFPLTWFSYFAWKKGPVAPEVYDVKNGSFAEYVQCHRNNEDKCEVSPVSGILTQDRLNLYSQYEMDMIDKIISTYGFMSADELTDITHLDDTLWSKVVNENNLTFSDSGRSDCEIHLNRLIEGDEEKEEVFEDALEYMQFCNATSVC, encoded by the coding sequence ATGAGCTTTGGATATACAGTAAATAAAGAAAAGAATGGGGTTTTATTAGCATACCTCGCAGAAAGAATTCCTAACATAACCCTTAGGAAGCTATTGAAGCTGGTGTATCTTACAGATGAAAAATTCACTATCGAAAGAGGATTTCCTCTAACCTGGTTCAGTTACTTTGCATGGAAAAAAGGTCCTGTTGCACCTGAAGTATATGATGTAAAGAACGGATCATTTGCAGAGTATGTACAGTGCCATCGTAATAACGAAGACAAATGTGAAGTATCTCCGGTTAGTGGTATTCTCACACAAGATAGGTTAAACCTCTACAGCCAGTATGAAATGGATATGATTGATAAAATCATTTCTACATACGGATTCATGTCAGCAGATGAGCTTACCGACATTACCCATCTTGATGATACCCTGTGGAGTAAAGTAGTGAATGAAAACAATCTTACTTTTTCAGATTCAGGTCGTTCTGACTGTGAAATTCATCTGAACCGTCTTATTGAAGGTGACGAAGAAAAAGAAGAAGTTTTTGAGGATGCACTGGAATATATGCAGTTCTGTAATGCGACATCGGTATGTTAA
- a CDS encoding helix-turn-helix domain-containing protein, whose protein sequence is MNNDEEMDVWIKEILTRLKAIETTLINLEKSQLLVGPDTLLDVVDVSKIVKIAPKSVYRWAYERKVTSVKIGGRRLFYAKDVLAHQKERR, encoded by the coding sequence ATGAATAATGATGAAGAAATGGATGTATGGATAAAAGAAATCCTTACCCGCCTTAAAGCCATAGAAACTACATTGATCAATCTGGAGAAGAGTCAACTGCTGGTTGGTCCGGATACTCTTCTCGATGTAGTAGATGTTTCCAAAATAGTCAAGATTGCTCCCAAGTCCGTTTACCGCTGGGCTTACGAAAGAAAAGTAACCTCGGTAAAGATTGGTGGCAGACGATTGTTTTATGCAAAAGACGTTCTTGCACATCAAAAGGAAAGACGATAA